A part of Clostridium novyi genomic DNA contains:
- a CDS encoding YncE family protein — MSKLYVCNTHSDNISVVDIEEFKEDRKIHFESSTFEKVGPHSICKYKDKLLVANIYSNTISIFDKKQERELDSYFIGMNCNDVVVYQNKAYAICGDSNYVVVFNLDTNLIEEEIPCGDFPKSIEINRQKKIILISNFESNSITLIDLEDSNNVKELRVGAYPTKALFTVDGEHIIVCESNMGGDIRGNISVVSLKGLKLFNRILVGKYPVDMYINSSCAFVSNFGEGTVSIVDINNYKEINKINVGGMPSGIIKLGDSIYVGDNYNNLLIKANLIEENKKVISIGGEPTGMTYI, encoded by the coding sequence ATGAGTAAACTATATGTATGTAATACACATTCAGATAATATATCTGTCGTAGATATAGAAGAATTTAAAGAAGATAGAAAAATACATTTTGAATCTTCCACCTTTGAAAAAGTAGGACCTCATAGCATTTGTAAGTATAAAGACAAGCTACTTGTAGCTAACATTTATAGTAATACTATATCCATATTTGATAAAAAACAGGAAAGAGAATTAGATAGTTATTTTATAGGTATGAATTGTAATGATGTTGTAGTGTATCAAAATAAGGCTTATGCAATATGTGGAGATTCTAATTATGTTGTAGTATTTAATTTAGATACTAATCTTATAGAAGAAGAAATTCCATGTGGAGATTTTCCTAAGAGTATAGAAATTAATAGACAAAAGAAAATTATACTTATATCTAATTTTGAAAGTAATAGCATTACTTTAATTGATTTAGAAGATAGTAATAATGTAAAAGAATTAAGGGTAGGAGCTTATCCAACAAAAGCACTATTTACAGTGGATGGTGAACATATTATAGTTTGTGAGAGTAATATGGGTGGTGATATAAGGGGAAATATAAGTGTTGTTTCATTAAAGGGATTAAAATTATTTAATAGGATATTAGTGGGGAAATATCCTGTAGACATGTATATAAATTCATCATGCGCATTTGTATCTAATTTTGGAGAAGGAACAGTAAGCATAGTGGATATTAATAATTATAAAGAGATAAATAAAATAAATGTTGGGGGGATGCCTAGCGGAATTATAAAACTCGGAGATAGTATATATGTAGGAGATAATTATAATAATCTATTAATAAAGGCTAATTTAATAGAAGAAAATAAAAAAGTCATATCCATAGGAGGAGAACCTACTGGTATGACATATATATAA
- a CDS encoding TIGR03905 family TSCPD domain-containing protein yields the protein MYTYNPKGVCSKEISFEIENNKLKNISFVGGCDGNLKGISSLVDGMDIDTVIKKLRGINCRGKGTSCPDQLAKALEEIKKSENL from the coding sequence TTGTATACATATAATCCAAAAGGTGTTTGTTCAAAGGAAATAAGCTTTGAAATTGAAAATAATAAATTAAAAAACATTTCTTTCGTGGGTGGATGTGATGGGAATTTAAAGGGAATTTCAAGTCTAGTTGACGGTATGGATATAGATACTGTAATAAAAAAACTTCGTGGAATTAACTGTAGAGGGAAAGGTACATCATGTCCTGATCAATTAGCTAAAGCTTTAGAAGAAATTAAAAAATCTGAAAATCTTTAA
- a CDS encoding DNA-3-methyladenine glycosylase, whose product MDKLNKEFYRRDTIQVAKDLLGKYIVINEDNEKIIAKIVEVEAYLGINDKAAHSYGGRRTERTKVMYEDGGCVYVFQIYGMYNCLNIVTSHKEVPQAVLIRAVEPISNIDKFSFNRFKKKFNELTKYQQKNITNGPGKLCMAMNITKEFNGEDLSLDRIYILDNKEEFQVVSSKRIGIDYAEEAKDYLLRFYIKDNKYVSKK is encoded by the coding sequence ATGGATAAATTAAATAAGGAATTTTATAGAAGAGATACTATACAGGTAGCTAAAGATTTATTAGGTAAGTATATTGTAATTAATGAAGATAATGAAAAAATAATAGCTAAGATAGTTGAGGTAGAAGCATATTTAGGAATTAATGATAAAGCAGCGCATTCATATGGTGGAAGGAGAACGGAAAGAACTAAAGTTATGTATGAAGATGGAGGATGTGTATATGTATTTCAGATATATGGTATGTATAATTGTTTAAATATAGTTACTTCTCATAAGGAAGTACCACAGGCGGTACTTATAAGGGCGGTAGAACCTATAAGTAATATAGATAAGTTTAGTTTTAATAGATTTAAAAAGAAGTTTAATGAGCTAACTAAGTATCAGCAAAAGAATATAACAAATGGTCCAGGAAAACTTTGTATGGCTATGAATATTACGAAAGAATTTAATGGGGAAGATTTAAGTTTAGATAGAATATATATACTGGACAATAAAGAAGAATTTCAGGTTGTATCATCAAAAAGAATAGGTATTGATTATGCTGAAGAAGCAAAAGATTATCTTTTAAGATTTTATATAAAAGATAATAAATATGTATCTAAAAAATAG
- a CDS encoding AI-2E family transporter, translated as MWKNKIPYINLIPIFIIIAFIFKAINNIEILAGSFGVILAILTPFFWAFGIAYILNPLMMYFEKKFNFKRNFSILIVFLLLIGFITLTVTIISPAIINNVDQLANNIPTYVRKTQTWFYETITRFNLSNNTTLIQFANKSLSNITNALTTSLNSFLNVALTKAIDITSSFLKMIFGFIISVYILKDKEVFQKNIKDFLYSIFKKKSVDSFLIFGCEVNTIFSQYIIGKSIDSLIIGLLCAIGLGILKTPYVLLISLLVGLTNMIPYFGPFIGMIPAVLITLFSSPIKALWVFIFILVLQQFDGWVLGPKILGDKVGVSPFWIILAITVGGGTFGVLGMFLGVPIIAVIKTLLQKFILKRLNNKNIKST; from the coding sequence TTGTGGAAAAATAAAATTCCTTATATAAACCTAATACCTATTTTTATTATTATAGCCTTTATCTTTAAAGCAATTAATAATATAGAAATTTTAGCAGGCTCTTTTGGTGTTATATTAGCTATACTAACCCCATTCTTTTGGGCATTTGGAATAGCATACATATTAAATCCTTTAATGATGTACTTTGAAAAAAAGTTTAATTTTAAAAGAAACTTTAGTATACTTATAGTATTTTTATTACTTATAGGATTTATAACATTAACAGTTACTATTATTTCACCTGCTATTATAAACAATGTTGACCAATTAGCTAATAATATACCTACGTATGTAAGAAAAACTCAAACTTGGTTTTACGAAACAATAACAAGATTTAATTTATCAAATAATACTACACTTATACAATTTGCCAATAAGAGTTTATCAAACATAACAAATGCATTAACTACTTCACTAAATTCTTTTCTTAATGTGGCATTAACTAAAGCCATAGATATAACTTCTTCATTCTTAAAAATGATATTTGGTTTTATAATATCTGTTTATATATTAAAAGATAAAGAAGTATTTCAAAAGAATATAAAAGATTTTTTATATTCTATATTTAAGAAAAAGTCTGTTGATTCTTTTCTCATATTTGGTTGTGAAGTAAACACTATATTTTCTCAATATATTATTGGTAAATCTATAGATTCTTTAATAATTGGTCTATTATGTGCTATTGGTCTTGGAATATTAAAAACACCTTATGTATTATTAATTAGCTTACTTGTTGGACTAACCAATATGATACCTTATTTTGGACCATTTATAGGCATGATTCCTGCTGTTTTAATAACACTATTTTCTAGTCCTATTAAAGCATTATGGGTATTCATATTTATACTTGTACTTCAACAATTTGATGGATGGGTTCTAGGTCCTAAAATTTTAGGAGATAAAGTAGGCGTAAGTCCATTTTGGATAATACTAGCTATTACCGTAGGTGGTGGTACATTCGGAGTATTAGGTATGTTCCTAGGAGTACCAATAATAGCTGTAATAAAAACACTACTTCAAAAATTCATATTAAAACGCTTGAATAATAAAAATATTAAGAGCACTTAA
- a CDS encoding bifunctional folylpolyglutamate synthase/dihydrofolate synthase: protein MNYKEAMNYIEDSSKFSIKLGLSRTERILEILGNPHKKIKCIHIAGTNGKGSITAMLSSVLIEEGYKVGMYTSPYIEEFEERIQISNTKISKEDLAYEITKVYEAATKIIKEGYSYPTQFEIITCAALLYFFEKSVDYAVIEVGLGGRLDSTNVIKPILSVIASISYDHMNILGNDLREIAYEKAGIIKYKVPTVLYPQQENVGKVIEDVCKDKKAELIKVPGDCVEFLSCSDKILNEEERRVQNIIIHTKSQRYYINLSLLGKHQLLNCATAIYAIEKLKELGVLVKDKSIIEGLLKVKWMGRFEILNKKPLIVIDGAHNIDGIKKLKESINTYLEYKNIILILGILADKQVENMVEAITPMAQKVICVTPNSERGEIATELMKVVKKYNKNCEVVESYKDAYRTALKYCEEDDLLLISGSLYMIGDMRKVIVKN, encoded by the coding sequence TTGAATTATAAAGAAGCTATGAACTATATAGAAGATTCATCAAAATTCAGTATAAAACTTGGATTAAGTAGAACGGAAAGAATACTAGAAATTTTAGGTAATCCACATAAAAAGATTAAGTGTATACATATTGCAGGAACTAATGGAAAAGGCTCTATAACAGCAATGCTTTCCTCTGTCTTAATAGAAGAAGGGTATAAGGTTGGAATGTATACTTCCCCATATATTGAGGAATTTGAGGAAAGAATACAGATAAGTAATACTAAAATATCAAAAGAAGATCTAGCCTACGAAATTACAAAAGTATATGAAGCTGCAACTAAAATAATAAAAGAAGGTTATAGTTATCCCACTCAATTTGAAATAATAACTTGTGCTGCATTATTATACTTTTTTGAAAAAAGTGTAGACTATGCTGTTATAGAAGTTGGACTTGGAGGAAGGCTTGACTCAACAAATGTAATAAAACCAATACTAAGTGTTATAGCGTCTATAAGTTATGATCATATGAATATTTTAGGAAACGATTTGAGGGAAATTGCATATGAAAAGGCAGGAATAATAAAATATAAAGTACCTACTGTATTATATCCTCAACAAGAAAATGTTGGAAAAGTAATAGAAGATGTATGCAAAGATAAAAAAGCAGAGCTTATAAAAGTACCTGGTGATTGTGTTGAATTTTTAAGTTGTAGTGATAAAATTTTAAATGAAGAAGAAAGAAGAGTACAAAATATTATTATTCATACTAAAAGTCAAAGATATTATATAAATCTTTCTCTTTTAGGGAAACATCAATTATTAAATTGTGCTACTGCAATATATGCTATTGAAAAATTAAAAGAATTAGGGGTTTTAGTAAAGGATAAATCTATTATAGAAGGATTGTTAAAAGTAAAATGGATGGGAAGATTTGAAATATTAAATAAGAAGCCTTTGATTGTTATAGATGGTGCACATAATATAGATGGAATAAAAAAATTAAAAGAAAGTATTAATACATATTTAGAATATAAAAATATTATATTAATTTTAGGTATTTTAGCTGATAAACAAGTAGAAAATATGGTTGAAGCAATTACACCTATGGCTCAAAAAGTTATATGTGTAACTCCTAATAGTGAAAGAGGTGAAATTGCAACAGAGTTGATGAAAGTTGTAAAAAAATATAATAAAAATTGTGAAGTTGTAGAAAGTTATAAAGATGCTTATAGAACTGCACTTAAATACTGTGAAGAGGATGATTTACTTTTAATATCTGGTTCACTTTATATGATAGGAGATATGAGAAAAGTTATAGTTAAAAATTAG